In one Castor canadensis chromosome 15, mCasCan1.hap1v2, whole genome shotgun sequence genomic region, the following are encoded:
- the LOC141417256 gene encoding V-set and transmembrane domain-containing protein 5-like, which produces MEDRVCTFNNGSIQLFCVGERDSGYYVITATESLGSSQFGTIVLHVSEILYEDLHFVAVFLALLGAVAAVLISLIWVCNRCAYKFQRKRRHKLKESTTEEIELQDVEC; this is translated from the exons ATGGAG GACAGAGTCTGCACCTTCAACAATGGCTCCATCCAACTCTTCTGTGTGGGTGAGAGGGACTCTGGCTACTATGTCATCACTGCTACAGAAAGCTTGGGGAGCAGTCAGTTTGGCACCATCGTGCTGCACGTGTCTG aaATCCTCTATGAAGACCTCCACTTTGTTGCTGTCTTCCTTGCTTTGCTTGGTGCTGTGGCTGCAGTGTTAATCAGCCTCATATGGGTTTGTAACAGGTGTGCATATAAATTCCAGAGGAAGAGGAGACATAAACTCAAAG AAAGCACAACTGAGGAGATTGAACTGCAAGATGTAGAATGCTAG
- the LOC109681309 gene encoding LOW QUALITY PROTEIN: mediator of RNA polymerase II transcription subunit 17-like (The sequence of the model RefSeq protein was modified relative to this genomic sequence to represent the inferred CDS: inserted 1 base in 1 codon; substituted 2 bases at 2 genomic stop codons) gives MSGVRAVRISIESACEKHVQEVGLDGTETYLQPLSMSQNLARLAQRIDFSQGSGSEEEKEAAGAEGDAQDWAGAGSSADQDDEEGRKVAAWPLVKFQPSLWPWDSVKNNMRSALTEMCVLYDVLSNFRDKKFMTLDPVSQDALPPKQNPQTLQLISKKKSLAGAAQILLKGAERLTKSVTENQENKLQRDFNSELLRLRQHWKPRKIGDKILGDLSYRSAGSLFPHHATFEVIKNTDIDLDKKIPEGYCPLDVQIPSDXEGSAYIKVSIQKQAPDIGDLGTVNPFKRSLPKSKPGSPHWQAKLEAAQNVLLCKEIFAQLSREAVQIKSQIPHIVMKNQIISQPFPSLQLPISLCHSSNDKKSQKSAIEKQSPQDHLYVLEHNLHLLIREFHKQTLSSIMMPHPASAPFGHKRMRLSGPQAFDKNEINSLVKDFWKKIIKXAKHIFLRIRTAATIDSLASRIEDPRIQAHWSNINDVYESSVKVLITSQGYEQICKSIQLQLNIGVEQVRVAHRDGRVITLAHQEPELQDFLLSQMSQHQVHAVQQLAKVMGWQVLSFSNHVGLGPIESIGNASAITVASPSGDYAISVRNGPESGSKIMVQFPRNQCKDLPKSXVLQDNKWSHLCGPFKEVQWNKMEGWNFVYKMELLMSVLSPCLL, from the exons ATGTCGGGGGTCCGCGCTGTGCGGATCAGCATCGAGTCGGCCTGCGAGAAGCACGTGCAGGAAGTGGGCCTGGATGGCACTGAGACCTACCTGCAGCCGCTGTCCATGTCCCAGAACCTGGCGCGCCTGGCCCAGCGGATCGACTTCAGCCAGGGTTCGGGCTccgaggaggagaaggaggcggCGGGGGCCGAGGGCGACGCGCAGGACTGGGCGGGCGCCGGGTCCAGCGCGGACCAGGACGACGAGGAAGGTAGGAAGGTAGCTGCTTGGCC atTGGTGAAGTTTCAACCTTCCTTATGGCCTTGGGACTCAGTGAAGAACAATATGAGAAGTGCCCTGACAGAAATGTGTGTTCTTTATGATGTTCTCAGTAATTTTAGGGATAAAAAGTTTATGACTCTCGATCCTGTCTCTCAGGATGCACTTCCTCCAAAACAG AATCCTCAGACGTTGCAGCTGATATCTAAAAAGAAGTCACTTGCTGGAGCAGCACAAATCCTATTGAAGGGAGCAGAAAGACTGACTAAGTCAGTTACGGAAAACCAAGAAAACAAGCTACAAAGAGACTTCAACTCTGAGCTCTTGAGATTAAGGCAACACTGGAAGCCTAGAAAAATTGGAGATAAAATTCTTGGTGATCTGAGCTACAGAAGTGCAG GATCTCTTTTTCCCCATCATGCTACATTTGAAGTAATAAAGAACACAGATATTGATCTGGATAAGAAGATACCTGAAGGTTACTGTCCCCTTGATGTCCAAATTCCTAGTGATTGAGAGGGTTCTGCATATATCAAG GTGTCCATTCAAAAACAGGCTCCAGACATTGGTGATCTTGGCACAGTTAATCCCTTCAAGCGATCTTTGCCCAAATCCAAACCAG GTTCCCCACATTGGCAGGCAAAATTAGAGGCAGCACAGAATGTTCTCTTGTGTAAAGAAATTTTTGCGCAGCTCTCTCGGGAAGCTGTTCAAATTAAATCACAGATTCCTCACATTGTAATGAAAAACCAGATTATCTCTCAACCCTTTCCAA GTTTGCAGTTACCTATTTCTTTGTGCCATTCCTCAAATGATAAGAAATCCCAGAAATCTGCTATTGAGAAGCAAAGTCCACAAGATCATCTCTATGTTCTGGAGCATAATTTGCACCTACTGATTAGAGag TTTCATAAACAGACCTTGAGTTCCATCATGATGCCTCACCCAGCAAGTGCACCTTTTGGCCACAAGAGAATGAGACTTTCGGGTCCTCAAGcttttgataaaaatgaaattaattctttAGTGAAGgacttctggaaaaaaataattaaataagcaaAGCATATTTTTCTAAGGATCAG aactgCTGCAACCATTGACAGCTTAGCAAGCCGCATTGAGGATCCTCGGATACAGGCCCATTGGTCAAATATCAATGATGTTTATGAGTCTAGTGTGAAAGTATTGATCACCTCACAAGGTTATGAGCAAATATGCAA GTCCATTCAGCTGCAGTTGAACATTGGAGTTGAGCAGGTCCGAGTCGCTCACAGAGACGGAAGAGTGATTACGCTAGCTCATCAGGAGCCCGAGCTACAGGATTTTCTTTTGTCTCAG ATGTCACAGCATCAGGTGCATGCAGTGCAGCAGCTGGCCAAGGTTATGGGCTGGCAGGTACTCAGCTTCAGCAATCATGTGGGACTTGGGCCCATAGAGAGCATTGGCAATGCCTCCGCCATAACAGTGGCCTCCCCGAGTGGAGACTATGCTATTTCAG TTCGTAATGGACCTGAAAGTGGCAGCAAAATTATGGTTCAGTTTCCtcgtaaccagtgtaaagatcttCCAAAAA ATGTTTTACAAGATAACAAATGGAGTCACCTTTGTGGACCCTTCAAAGAAGTCCAGTGGAATAAGATGGAAGGTTGGAACTTTGTTTATAAGATGGAGCTGCTTATGTCTGTGCTTAGTCCTTGTCTACTGTGA